The following proteins are encoded in a genomic region of Pelodictyon phaeoclathratiforme BU-1:
- the moaCB gene encoding bifunctional molybdenum cofactor biosynthesis protein MoaC/MoaB encodes MSFTHLDKSGDIAMVDVSGKPGTLRVARASGFILMQPETIERLSLDGFPKGNVLTTAKLAGILAAKNTAHLIPLCHQLNLSWADIVFDVRKERIVIVATVKTREATGVEMEALTAVSVAALTIYDMCKAVDKSMEIGSIKLETKTGGKSSVTEGYRPKTSIIVVSDSVSSGRAVDRSGQLLREGFEATGCPIGEVKVIADNQEEIIAVIDEWTAGCVELIVTTGGTGLGPRDVTVDALLPKFSRRLPGIEQALFNWGQGKTRTAMLSRLVAGMVGSTMVICLPGSTGAAGDAIEVLLPALFHAFTMMKGEGHS; translated from the coding sequence ATGAGCTTTACACATTTGGACAAGAGCGGTGACATTGCTATGGTTGATGTTTCCGGAAAACCGGGTACGCTCAGAGTTGCGAGGGCATCCGGCTTTATCCTGATGCAGCCGGAAACAATTGAGCGTCTCTCTCTTGACGGCTTTCCGAAAGGGAATGTTCTGACCACGGCCAAGCTTGCCGGTATTTTGGCTGCAAAAAATACAGCCCACCTTATTCCTCTTTGCCATCAGCTCAATCTCTCATGGGCTGATATTGTTTTTGATGTCCGGAAAGAGCGTATTGTCATTGTCGCGACGGTGAAAACCAGGGAGGCGACCGGTGTGGAGATGGAGGCTTTGACTGCAGTATCAGTAGCCGCGCTGACGATCTATGACATGTGCAAGGCTGTTGACAAGAGTATGGAGATTGGTTCGATAAAACTTGAAACGAAAACAGGCGGGAAGTCTTCCGTAACTGAGGGTTACCGACCGAAAACATCCATTATTGTTGTGTCGGACTCCGTCTCTTCCGGACGAGCAGTCGACCGTTCGGGTCAACTGTTGCGTGAAGGGTTTGAGGCTACCGGTTGCCCGATTGGCGAGGTGAAGGTTATCGCCGACAATCAGGAGGAAATTATTGCGGTTATTGATGAGTGGACGGCAGGATGTGTTGAGCTTATCGTCACAACAGGAGGAACGGGCCTCGGGCCTCGTGATGTAACCGTTGATGCGCTGCTTCCTAAATTTTCACGGAGATTGCCGGGAATTGAGCAGGCTCTTTTCAACTGGGGACAGGGAAAAACCAGGACGGCAATGCTTTCGAGGCTTGTCGCCGGTATGGTGGGCTCGACGATGGTGATTTGTTTACCCGGAAGCACAGGTGCGGCAGGTGATGCGATCGAGGTGCTTTTGCCCGCACTGTTTCATGCTTTTACCATGATGAAAGGTGAGGGACATTCATGA
- a CDS encoding molybdopterin molybdotransferase MoeA, whose protein sequence is MMITVQEAHSLISQTVVPLGIEELPLGQLLGRVLALEMTAPFSLPRFTNAAMDGFALKWSDISTASRQLPTPLHVTQKIPAGTLSTEPIAFGCCAEIMTGAPLPEGADTVVAFEESSGFGTEFVDIYKAPKERANVRYRGEEVAMGEIVLRKGTFLSPSEIAVLASFGIASAAVFKKPRISIVTVGDEVRFPGEELCGAEIYNCNRFLLEAACRSVGIEPAVAHHAPDERVVLRELLARALGECDLLLTAGGISQGEYDFVQQELSALGVIKKFWNVAQKPGKPLYFGSSSEGKAVFSLPGNPVSALVCFVEYCIPAICALAGKSAPEKFRATLEEPFPSDKKRHRFLLGRVRAEEGRLWCRISPKVESHMITSVVGSNCLIEAEPSFEKLAGGTEVLCAMLPWSDL, encoded by the coding sequence ATGATGATAACCGTTCAGGAGGCTCACAGCCTTATCAGTCAAACAGTTGTGCCATTGGGCATAGAGGAGCTTCCGCTTGGTCAGCTTCTGGGAAGAGTGCTTGCGCTGGAGATGACGGCGCCCTTTTCGCTTCCTCGTTTTACCAACGCAGCAATGGATGGTTTTGCTCTCAAATGGAGTGATATTTCCACTGCTTCGAGGCAGCTTCCTACTCCGCTCCATGTTACACAAAAGATACCGGCTGGTACTTTGTCAACCGAGCCGATTGCTTTCGGTTGCTGTGCGGAGATCATGACGGGTGCACCACTCCCGGAAGGAGCTGACACAGTGGTGGCGTTTGAAGAGAGTAGCGGCTTTGGTACTGAATTTGTTGATATTTACAAGGCGCCGAAAGAGAGGGCTAATGTGCGTTACCGTGGTGAAGAGGTCGCTATGGGTGAAATCGTTCTTCGTAAAGGGACATTTCTGTCGCCCTCTGAAATCGCCGTTCTTGCCTCATTTGGTATTGCATCGGCAGCAGTTTTCAAAAAGCCGAGGATTTCAATCGTTACGGTTGGTGATGAAGTCCGCTTCCCGGGTGAAGAGCTTTGTGGTGCTGAGATCTATAACTGCAACCGCTTTTTACTTGAAGCAGCTTGCCGCTCAGTCGGAATCGAGCCTGCCGTGGCTCACCACGCTCCTGATGAGAGGGTAGTGTTACGGGAGCTGCTCGCTCGTGCTCTCGGCGAATGTGACCTGCTTCTTACTGCTGGCGGTATCTCACAAGGAGAATATGACTTTGTCCAGCAGGAACTTTCGGCACTTGGTGTTATAAAAAAGTTCTGGAATGTTGCTCAAAAACCGGGTAAGCCACTCTATTTTGGTTCTTCATCCGAAGGGAAAGCAGTTTTTTCCCTCCCTGGTAACCCTGTTTCTGCGCTGGTTTGTTTTGTGGAGTATTGCATCCCGGCGATCTGCGCCCTGGCAGGAAAATCGGCACCTGAAAAATTTCGGGCAACTCTTGAGGAACCTTTTCCTTCAGATAAGAAGCGCCACCGTTTTCTTCTCGGACGTGTGCGGGCTGAAGAGGGGAGGCTTTGGTGCAGAATATCTCCGAAAGTTGAATCCCATATGATAACATCGGTTGTGGGCTCGAATTGCCTGATTGAAGCAGAACCCTCTTTTGAGAAGCTTGCCGGTGGCACTGAGGTGCTTTGTGCGATGCTTCCCTGGTCAGATCTTTAG
- the mobAB gene encoding bifunctional molybdenum cofactor guanylyltransferase MobA/molybdopterin-guanine dinucleotide biosynthesis adaptor protein MobB: MLFHPFEIAFCGYSGSGKTTLIAAIVRQLSARFSIAYYKHGCHRFDIDREGKDSHVVALAGASTVMISDPEKRALITGHSPGTPLLERHAFSDHDLLIVEGLKELSLPKLVLVDRERKILDLVGKGSLTHVVALVVPDDPATYASFSIPVLSRDDIGALAAFLETLLFDRSRKESPLYGLVLAGGRSVRMGSDKALLAYHPDNQLVHTAALLRQQCCEVFVSCREEQADTYRHFGMPLITDSYLSIGPMGGLLSAQRYSPDAAWVVAACDLPRLDEATLQQLTLQRNPLRFATAFRNPQSGCLEPLCACYEPKSRMKLILRHLEGDNSLSAFLKESRIEELVPHDGGVLWNINDSESRKRLCRS; the protein is encoded by the coding sequence ATGCTGTTTCATCCGTTTGAAATAGCCTTTTGTGGATATTCCGGTTCCGGAAAGACGACGTTGATTGCTGCCATTGTTCGCCAGCTTTCAGCAAGGTTCTCCATTGCCTACTATAAGCATGGTTGCCACAGGTTCGACATCGACCGCGAAGGCAAAGATTCCCATGTGGTCGCTCTGGCCGGGGCATCCACCGTCATGATCTCTGATCCTGAAAAACGGGCATTGATTACCGGGCACAGCCCTGGTACTCCGCTGCTTGAGCGTCATGCTTTTTCAGACCACGATTTACTCATTGTCGAAGGGCTCAAGGAGCTTTCACTGCCGAAACTGGTTCTGGTTGACCGGGAACGCAAGATACTTGATCTTGTCGGAAAGGGAAGCCTCACCCATGTAGTCGCCCTTGTCGTGCCGGATGATCCGGCTACCTATGCTTCATTCAGCATCCCTGTTTTGTCTCGGGACGATATCGGCGCCCTTGCGGCCTTTCTTGAAACACTCTTGTTTGATCGATCCCGGAAAGAAAGTCCGCTGTATGGTCTCGTCCTGGCTGGAGGACGCAGTGTACGCATGGGGAGTGACAAGGCGCTTCTTGCATACCATCCCGATAATCAGCTTGTTCACACTGCCGCGCTTTTGCGACAACAATGCTGTGAGGTTTTCGTCTCCTGCCGCGAGGAACAAGCGGATACATACCGCCATTTTGGTATGCCCCTTATCACCGACTCCTACCTCAGCATTGGACCTATGGGGGGGCTGCTCTCTGCACAACGGTATTCTCCCGACGCTGCATGGGTTGTTGCCGCATGTGATCTGCCTCGCCTTGATGAGGCTACTCTTCAGCAACTCACTTTACAACGCAATCCCCTGCGTTTCGCTACGGCCTTCAGAAACCCGCAGTCAGGTTGCCTTGAGCCGCTCTGTGCCTGCTATGAACCAAAATCCCGCATGAAACTGATTCTTCGGCATCTTGAGGGAGACAACTCCCTCTCAGCCTTTCTTAAAGAGTCCCGTATCGAAGAGCTGGTTCCCCACGATGGCGGGGTACTGTGGAATATCAATGATTCCGAAAGCAGGAAAAGATTATGCCGTTCTTGA